One Molothrus ater isolate BHLD 08-10-18 breed brown headed cowbird chromosome 32, BPBGC_Mater_1.1, whole genome shotgun sequence genomic window carries:
- the ATRAID gene encoding all-trans retinoic acid-induced differentiation factor isoform X2 → MLPVPSGPGGCCPCPLDPGDAARALWTRGMLPVPPRSRGCCPCPLDPGGCCPCPPGPRGCCPCPLDPGDAARAPWTPGMLPVPPRSRGCCPCPLDPGDAARAPSIPGMLPVPPGPGGCCPCPLDPGDAARAPWTPGMLPVPPRSRGCCPCPLDPGGCCPCPLDPGDAAHALWTPGMLPVPSGLGGCCPCPLDPGDAARAPSIPGMLPMPSGPGGCCPCPLDPGNAAHAPWTRGMLPVPPGPRGCCRSPLDPGGCCPCPLDPGGCCPCPLDPGDAARAPWTPGMLPVPPRPPQVCGLCPGPPRNGSIVARFCESRRDTESDGRCCRERGPSPGRLLGLDLSNCSLQSVPPGLAEATAAIVLAVPLALECPGGSDAWQDVTVDRSSRLCQGQRNPCNSSQQLAWPCPENSVCAPDGPGLVQCLCEGPFHGYRCLREGTFPMLLFGGILGTATVSLSLLLWGTQRRKAKSP, encoded by the exons ATGCTGCCCGTGCCCTCTGGACCCGGGGGATGCTGCCCGTGCCCCCTGGACCCCGGGGATGCTGCCCGTGCCCTCTGGACCCGGGGGATGCTGCCCGTGCCCCCTCGATCCCGGGGATGCTGCCCATGCCCCCTGGACCCCGGGGGATGCTGCCCGTGCCCCCCTGGACCCCGGGGATGCTGCCCATGCCCCCTCGATCCCGGGGATGCTGCCCGTGCCCCCTGGACCCCGGGGATGCTGCCCGTGCCCCCTCGATCCCGGGGATGCTGCCCATGCCCCCTGGACCCCGGGGATGCTGCCCGTGCCCCCTCGATCCCGGGGATGCTGCCCGTGCCCCCTGGACCCGGGGGATGCTGCCCATGCCCCCTCGATCCCGGGGATGCTGCCCGTGCCCCCTGGACCCCGGGGATGCTGCCCGTGCCCCCTCGATCCCGGGGATGCTGCCCGTGCCCCCTGGACCCCGGGGGATGCTGCCCGTGCCCCCTCGATCCCGGGGATGCTGCCCATGCCCTCTGGACCCCGGGGATGCTGCCCGTGCCCTCTGGACTCGGGGGATGCTGCCCATGCCCTCTGGACCCGGGGGATGCTGCCCGTGCCCCCTCGATCCCGGGAATGCTGCCCATGCCCTCTGGACCCGGGGGATGCTGCCCGTGCCCCCTCGATCCCGGGAATGCTGCCCATGCCCCCTGGACCCGGGGGATGCTGCCCGTGCCCCCTGGACCCCGGGGATGCTGTCGAAGCCCTCTCGACCCCGGGGGATGCTGCCCGTGCCCCCTGGACCCCGGGGGATGCTGCCCGTGCCCCCTGGACCCCGGGGATGCTGCCCGTGCCCCCTGGACCCCGGGGATGCTGCCCGTGCCCCCTCGGCCTCCCCAGGTGTGCGGGCTCTGCCCGGGGCCGCCGCGGAACGGCTCCATCGTGGCCCGCTTCTGTGAGTCCCGGCGGGACACCGAGAGCGACGGGCGCTGCtgccgggagcggggcccgTCCCCGGGGCGGCTTCTGGG gctgGACCTGAGcaactgctccctgcagagcgTTCCCCCGGGACTGGCCGAGGCCACCGCTGCCATCGTCCT cgCAGTGCCGCTGGCGCTGGAGTGTCCAGGCGGGAGCGATGCCTGGCAGGATGTGACAGTGGACAGGAGCAGccggctgtgccagggacagagGAACCCCTGcaacagctcccagcagctcg cctggccatgccctgaaaactctgtgtgtgcccccGACGGCCCCGGCCTCGTCCAGTGCCTCTGCGAGGGTCCCTTCCATGGCTACAGGTGCCTGCGTGAG GGCACGTTCCCGATGCTTCTCTTCGGAGGAATCCTGGGCACCGCcaccgtgtccctgtccctgctgctgtggggcacCCAGCGGAGGAAGGCCAAgagcccctga
- the ATRAID gene encoding all-trans retinoic acid-induced differentiation factor isoform X1 has protein sequence MLPVPSGPGGCCPCPLDPGDAARALWTRGMLPVPPRSRGCCPCPLDPGGCCPCPPGPRGCCPCPLDPGDAARAPWTPGMLPVPPRSRGCCPCPLDPGDAARAPSIPGMLPVPPGPGGCCPCPLDPGDAARAPWTPGMLPVPPRSRGCCPCPLDPGGCCPCPLDPGDAAHALWTPGMLPVPSGLGGCCPCPLDPGDAARAPSIPGMLPMPSGPGGCCPCPLDPGNAAHAPWTRGMLPVPPGPRGCCRSPLDPGGCCPCPLDPGGCCPCPLDPGDAARAPWTPGMLPVPPRPPQVCGLCPGPPRNGSIVARFCESRRDTESDGRCCRERGPSPGRLLGLDLSNCSLQSVPPGLAEATAAIVLDLTENPLPAVPSASFRGFTDLQSLAVPLALECPGGSDAWQDVTVDRSSRLCQGQRNPCNSSQQLAWPCPENSVCAPDGPGLVQCLCEGPFHGYRCLREGTFPMLLFGGILGTATVSLSLLLWGTQRRKAKSP, from the exons ATGCTGCCCGTGCCCTCTGGACCCGGGGGATGCTGCCCGTGCCCCCTGGACCCCGGGGATGCTGCCCGTGCCCTCTGGACCCGGGGGATGCTGCCCGTGCCCCCTCGATCCCGGGGATGCTGCCCATGCCCCCTGGACCCCGGGGGATGCTGCCCGTGCCCCCCTGGACCCCGGGGATGCTGCCCATGCCCCCTCGATCCCGGGGATGCTGCCCGTGCCCCCTGGACCCCGGGGATGCTGCCCGTGCCCCCTCGATCCCGGGGATGCTGCCCATGCCCCCTGGACCCCGGGGATGCTGCCCGTGCCCCCTCGATCCCGGGGATGCTGCCCGTGCCCCCTGGACCCGGGGGATGCTGCCCATGCCCCCTCGATCCCGGGGATGCTGCCCGTGCCCCCTGGACCCCGGGGATGCTGCCCGTGCCCCCTCGATCCCGGGGATGCTGCCCGTGCCCCCTGGACCCCGGGGGATGCTGCCCGTGCCCCCTCGATCCCGGGGATGCTGCCCATGCCCTCTGGACCCCGGGGATGCTGCCCGTGCCCTCTGGACTCGGGGGATGCTGCCCATGCCCTCTGGACCCGGGGGATGCTGCCCGTGCCCCCTCGATCCCGGGAATGCTGCCCATGCCCTCTGGACCCGGGGGATGCTGCCCGTGCCCCCTCGATCCCGGGAATGCTGCCCATGCCCCCTGGACCCGGGGGATGCTGCCCGTGCCCCCTGGACCCCGGGGATGCTGTCGAAGCCCTCTCGACCCCGGGGGATGCTGCCCGTGCCCCCTGGACCCCGGGGGATGCTGCCCGTGCCCCCTGGACCCCGGGGATGCTGCCCGTGCCCCCTGGACCCCGGGGATGCTGCCCGTGCCCCCTCGGCCTCCCCAGGTGTGCGGGCTCTGCCCGGGGCCGCCGCGGAACGGCTCCATCGTGGCCCGCTTCTGTGAGTCCCGGCGGGACACCGAGAGCGACGGGCGCTGCtgccgggagcggggcccgTCCCCGGGGCGGCTTCTGGG gctgGACCTGAGcaactgctccctgcagagcgTTCCCCCGGGACTGGCCGAGGCCACCGCTGCCATCGTCCT GGACCTGACTGAGAACCCGCTgccagctgtccccagtgcttCCTTCCGGGGCTTCACCgacctgcagagcct cgCAGTGCCGCTGGCGCTGGAGTGTCCAGGCGGGAGCGATGCCTGGCAGGATGTGACAGTGGACAGGAGCAGccggctgtgccagggacagagGAACCCCTGcaacagctcccagcagctcg cctggccatgccctgaaaactctgtgtgtgcccccGACGGCCCCGGCCTCGTCCAGTGCCTCTGCGAGGGTCCCTTCCATGGCTACAGGTGCCTGCGTGAG GGCACGTTCCCGATGCTTCTCTTCGGAGGAATCCTGGGCACCGCcaccgtgtccctgtccctgctgctgtggggcacCCAGCGGAGGAAGGCCAAgagcccctga
- the MAPRE3 gene encoding microtubule-associated protein RP/EB family member 3 isoform X2, with the protein MQRWGMAVNVYSTSVTSENLSRHDMLAWVNDSLQLNYTKIEQLCSGAAYCQFMDMLFPGCVHLRKVKFQAKLEHEYIHNFKVLQAAFKKMGVDKIIAVERLVKGKFQDNFEFIQWFKKFFDANYDGKEYNPLLARQGQDVAPPPNPVPQRTSPTGPKNSPNPARLGNAPSGILRKNSPAARNGGTEADAQILELNQQLMDLKLTVDGLEKERDFYFSKLRDIELICQEHENENSPIITGIVSVLYATEEGFAPPEDDELEEQPPEEQDEY; encoded by the exons ATGCAGCG CTGGGGCATGGCCGTCAATGTGTACTCCACGTCGGTGACCAGCGAGAACCTGAGCCGCCATGACATGCTGGCCTGGGTCAATGACTCCCTGCAGCTCAACTACACCAAGATcgagcagctctgctcag GGGCTGCCTATTGCCAGTTCATGGACATGCTGTTCCCCGGCTGCGTGCACCTGCGCAAGGTGAAGTTCCAGGCCAAGCTGGAGCACGAGTACATCCACAACTTCAAGGTGCTGCAGGCCGCCTTCAAGAAGATGGGAGTGGACAAA ATCATCGCCGTGGAGCGGCTGGTGAAGGGCAAGTTCCAGGACAATTTTGAGTTCATCCAGTGGTTCAAGAAGTTCTTTGATGCCAACTACGACGGGAAGGAGTACAACCCGCTGCTGGCGCGGCAGGGCCAGGACGTGGCGCCCCCCCCTAACCCAG TGCCCCAGAGGACCTCGCCCACGGGCCCCAAGAACAGCCCGAACCCAGCCCGCCTCGGCAACGCGCCCAGCGGGATCCTACGGAAAAACTCGCCCGCCGCCCGCAACGGCGGCACCGAGGCTGACGCGCAGATCCTGGAGCTCAACCAGCAG CTGATGGACCTGAAGCTGACAGTGGACGGGCTGGAGAAGGAGCGGGATTTCTACTTCAGCAAACTGCGGGACATCGAGCTCATCTGCCAGGAGCACGAGAACGAGAACAGCCCCATCATCACCGGCATCGTCAGCGTGCTCTATGCCACGGAG gaGGGCTTTGCCCCACCGGAGGATGAcgagctggaggagcagccgCCAGAGGAGCAGGACGAGTACTAG
- the ATRAID gene encoding all-trans retinoic acid-induced differentiation factor isoform X4 produces the protein MSGTVRGFALLLLPLLLPRAARGAAVCGLCPGPPRNGSIVARFCESRRDTESDGRCCRERGPSPGRLLGLDLSNCSLQSVPPGLAEATAAIVLDLTENPLPAVPSASFRGFTDLQSLAVPLALECPGGSDAWQDVTVDRSSRLCQGQRNPCNSSQQLAWPCPENSVCAPDGPGLVQCLCEGPFHGYRCLREGTFPMLLFGGILGTATVSLSLLLWGTQRRKAKSP, from the exons ATGAGCGGGACCGTGCGCGGGTtcgcgctgctgctgctgccgctgctgctgccccgggCCGCCCGCGGGGCCGCG GTGTGCGGGCTCTGCCCGGGGCCGCCGCGGAACGGCTCCATCGTGGCCCGCTTCTGTGAGTCCCGGCGGGACACCGAGAGCGACGGGCGCTGCtgccgggagcggggcccgTCCCCGGGGCGGCTTCTGGG gctgGACCTGAGcaactgctccctgcagagcgTTCCCCCGGGACTGGCCGAGGCCACCGCTGCCATCGTCCT GGACCTGACTGAGAACCCGCTgccagctgtccccagtgcttCCTTCCGGGGCTTCACCgacctgcagagcct cgCAGTGCCGCTGGCGCTGGAGTGTCCAGGCGGGAGCGATGCCTGGCAGGATGTGACAGTGGACAGGAGCAGccggctgtgccagggacagagGAACCCCTGcaacagctcccagcagctcg cctggccatgccctgaaaactctgtgtgtgcccccGACGGCCCCGGCCTCGTCCAGTGCCTCTGCGAGGGTCCCTTCCATGGCTACAGGTGCCTGCGTGAG GGCACGTTCCCGATGCTTCTCTTCGGAGGAATCCTGGGCACCGCcaccgtgtccctgtccctgctgctgtggggcacCCAGCGGAGGAAGGCCAAgagcccctga
- the MAPRE3 gene encoding microtubule-associated protein RP/EB family member 3 isoform X3: MAVNVYSTSVTSENLSRHDMLAWVNDSLQLNYTKIEQLCSGAAYCQFMDMLFPGCVHLRKVKFQAKLEHEYIHNFKVLQAAFKKMGVDKIIAVERLVKGKFQDNFEFIQWFKKFFDANYDGKEYNPLLARQGQDVAPPPNPGDHIYNKPKKPIGTAVPQRTSPTGPKNSPNPARLGNAPSGILRKNSPAARNGGTEADAQILELNQQLMDLKLTVDGLEKERDFYFSKLRDIELICQEHENENSPIITGIVSVLYATEEGFAPPEDDELEEQPPEEQDEY, from the exons ATGGCCGTCAATGTGTACTCCACGTCGGTGACCAGCGAGAACCTGAGCCGCCATGACATGCTGGCCTGGGTCAATGACTCCCTGCAGCTCAACTACACCAAGATcgagcagctctgctcag GGGCTGCCTATTGCCAGTTCATGGACATGCTGTTCCCCGGCTGCGTGCACCTGCGCAAGGTGAAGTTCCAGGCCAAGCTGGAGCACGAGTACATCCACAACTTCAAGGTGCTGCAGGCCGCCTTCAAGAAGATGGGAGTGGACAAA ATCATCGCCGTGGAGCGGCTGGTGAAGGGCAAGTTCCAGGACAATTTTGAGTTCATCCAGTGGTTCAAGAAGTTCTTTGATGCCAACTACGACGGGAAGGAGTACAACCCGCTGCTGGCGCGGCAGGGCCAGGACGTGGCGCCCCCCCCTAACCCAGGTGATCACATCTACAACAAACCCAAGAAACCCATTGGCACTGCAG TGCCCCAGAGGACCTCGCCCACGGGCCCCAAGAACAGCCCGAACCCAGCCCGCCTCGGCAACGCGCCCAGCGGGATCCTACGGAAAAACTCGCCCGCCGCCCGCAACGGCGGCACCGAGGCTGACGCGCAGATCCTGGAGCTCAACCAGCAG CTGATGGACCTGAAGCTGACAGTGGACGGGCTGGAGAAGGAGCGGGATTTCTACTTCAGCAAACTGCGGGACATCGAGCTCATCTGCCAGGAGCACGAGAACGAGAACAGCCCCATCATCACCGGCATCGTCAGCGTGCTCTATGCCACGGAG gaGGGCTTTGCCCCACCGGAGGATGAcgagctggaggagcagccgCCAGAGGAGCAGGACGAGTACTAG
- the MAPRE3 gene encoding microtubule-associated protein RP/EB family member 3 isoform X1 produces the protein MQRWGMAVNVYSTSVTSENLSRHDMLAWVNDSLQLNYTKIEQLCSGAAYCQFMDMLFPGCVHLRKVKFQAKLEHEYIHNFKVLQAAFKKMGVDKIIAVERLVKGKFQDNFEFIQWFKKFFDANYDGKEYNPLLARQGQDVAPPPNPGDHIYNKPKKPIGTAVPQRTSPTGPKNSPNPARLGNAPSGILRKNSPAARNGGTEADAQILELNQQLMDLKLTVDGLEKERDFYFSKLRDIELICQEHENENSPIITGIVSVLYATEEGFAPPEDDELEEQPPEEQDEY, from the exons ATGCAGCG CTGGGGCATGGCCGTCAATGTGTACTCCACGTCGGTGACCAGCGAGAACCTGAGCCGCCATGACATGCTGGCCTGGGTCAATGACTCCCTGCAGCTCAACTACACCAAGATcgagcagctctgctcag GGGCTGCCTATTGCCAGTTCATGGACATGCTGTTCCCCGGCTGCGTGCACCTGCGCAAGGTGAAGTTCCAGGCCAAGCTGGAGCACGAGTACATCCACAACTTCAAGGTGCTGCAGGCCGCCTTCAAGAAGATGGGAGTGGACAAA ATCATCGCCGTGGAGCGGCTGGTGAAGGGCAAGTTCCAGGACAATTTTGAGTTCATCCAGTGGTTCAAGAAGTTCTTTGATGCCAACTACGACGGGAAGGAGTACAACCCGCTGCTGGCGCGGCAGGGCCAGGACGTGGCGCCCCCCCCTAACCCAGGTGATCACATCTACAACAAACCCAAGAAACCCATTGGCACTGCAG TGCCCCAGAGGACCTCGCCCACGGGCCCCAAGAACAGCCCGAACCCAGCCCGCCTCGGCAACGCGCCCAGCGGGATCCTACGGAAAAACTCGCCCGCCGCCCGCAACGGCGGCACCGAGGCTGACGCGCAGATCCTGGAGCTCAACCAGCAG CTGATGGACCTGAAGCTGACAGTGGACGGGCTGGAGAAGGAGCGGGATTTCTACTTCAGCAAACTGCGGGACATCGAGCTCATCTGCCAGGAGCACGAGAACGAGAACAGCCCCATCATCACCGGCATCGTCAGCGTGCTCTATGCCACGGAG gaGGGCTTTGCCCCACCGGAGGATGAcgagctggaggagcagccgCCAGAGGAGCAGGACGAGTACTAG
- the ATRAID gene encoding all-trans retinoic acid-induced differentiation factor isoform X3 translates to MLPVPSGPGGCCPCPLDPGDAARALWTRGMLPVPPRSRGCCPCPLDPGGCCPCPPGPRGCCPCPLDPGDAARAPWTPGMLPVPPRSRGCCPCPLDPGDAARAPSIPGMLPVPPGPGGCCPCPLDPGDAARAPWTPGMLPVPPRSRGCCPCPLDPGGCCPCPLDPGDAAHALWTPGMLPVPSGLGGCCPCPLDPGDAARAPSIPGMLPMPSGPGGCCPCPLDPGNAAHAPWTRGMLPVPPGPRGCCRSPLDPGGCCPCPLDPGGCCPCPLDPGDAARAPWTPGMLPVPPRPPQVCGLCPGPPRNGSIVARFCESRRDTESDGRCCRERGPSPGRLLGLDLSNCSLQSVPPGLAEATAAIVLDLTENPLPAVPSASFRGFTDLQSLAVPVLSCAHAELCPQRSAHAEL, encoded by the exons ATGCTGCCCGTGCCCTCTGGACCCGGGGGATGCTGCCCGTGCCCCCTGGACCCCGGGGATGCTGCCCGTGCCCTCTGGACCCGGGGGATGCTGCCCGTGCCCCCTCGATCCCGGGGATGCTGCCCATGCCCCCTGGACCCCGGGGGATGCTGCCCGTGCCCCCCTGGACCCCGGGGATGCTGCCCATGCCCCCTCGATCCCGGGGATGCTGCCCGTGCCCCCTGGACCCCGGGGATGCTGCCCGTGCCCCCTCGATCCCGGGGATGCTGCCCATGCCCCCTGGACCCCGGGGATGCTGCCCGTGCCCCCTCGATCCCGGGGATGCTGCCCGTGCCCCCTGGACCCGGGGGATGCTGCCCATGCCCCCTCGATCCCGGGGATGCTGCCCGTGCCCCCTGGACCCCGGGGATGCTGCCCGTGCCCCCTCGATCCCGGGGATGCTGCCCGTGCCCCCTGGACCCCGGGGGATGCTGCCCGTGCCCCCTCGATCCCGGGGATGCTGCCCATGCCCTCTGGACCCCGGGGATGCTGCCCGTGCCCTCTGGACTCGGGGGATGCTGCCCATGCCCTCTGGACCCGGGGGATGCTGCCCGTGCCCCCTCGATCCCGGGAATGCTGCCCATGCCCTCTGGACCCGGGGGATGCTGCCCGTGCCCCCTCGATCCCGGGAATGCTGCCCATGCCCCCTGGACCCGGGGGATGCTGCCCGTGCCCCCTGGACCCCGGGGATGCTGTCGAAGCCCTCTCGACCCCGGGGGATGCTGCCCGTGCCCCCTGGACCCCGGGGGATGCTGCCCGTGCCCCCTGGACCCCGGGGATGCTGCCCGTGCCCCCTGGACCCCGGGGATGCTGCCCGTGCCCCCTCGGCCTCCCCAGGTGTGCGGGCTCTGCCCGGGGCCGCCGCGGAACGGCTCCATCGTGGCCCGCTTCTGTGAGTCCCGGCGGGACACCGAGAGCGACGGGCGCTGCtgccgggagcggggcccgTCCCCGGGGCGGCTTCTGGG gctgGACCTGAGcaactgctccctgcagagcgTTCCCCCGGGACTGGCCGAGGCCACCGCTGCCATCGTCCT GGACCTGACTGAGAACCCGCTgccagctgtccccagtgcttCCTTCCGGGGCTTCACCgacctgcagagcct cgCAGTGCccgtgctgagctgtgcccatgctgagctgtgcccacagcgCAGTGCCCATGCTGAGCTGTGA
- the SLC5A6 gene encoding sodium-dependent multivitamin transporter, producing the protein MEFTAIDYSIFALLLVLSSAIGLFYALSGDRQRTVQEFLLANRDMGCLPVALSLLASFQSAVAILGVPAEIFRFGTEYWFLGCSYFLGLLIPAHIFIPVFYRLRITSTYEYLELRFNKTVRVFGTITFIFQMVIYMGVVLYAPALALNAVTGFDLWSAVLTMGLVCTLYTTLGGLKAVIWTDVFQTLVMLAGQVAVIVVGAWRVGGMARVWRVAEQQGKIAGIDLDPSPLERHTFWSLSVGGIFMMLSLYGVNQAQVQRYLCARSEREAKLSCYAVFPCQQIVLCLSCLTGLVMFVYDLEHPLAPGQRPASYDQLVLFFVMDVLRDLPGLPGLFVACLFSGALSTISSAFNSLATVTMEDLVRPHLPGLSESRATLLSKLLALGYGLLCLGMAYVSSMLGPVLQAAISIFGMVGGPLLGLFCLGMFFPCANPTGAVVGLLAGLAMAFWVGIGSFLQSTPGVKGVPPANSTALPTVGNLSTVLATTLLPPTSAPPPSPTGLQRFYSLSYMWYSAHNSTTVILVGLLVSLLTGPTPAAALDPRTISPVLPWLLCCLPPKIRHWLCCGGAGPAQAPGHGNISEKSHGVPNGVSPPGPELQGDEGQGYVRSAAGPLYAVQETSF; encoded by the exons ATGGAGTTCACGGCCATCGACTACAGCATCTTCGCGCTGCTCCTCGTGCTCTCCTCCGCCATCGGGCTCTTCTACGCGCTGAGCGGCGACCGGCAGCGCACGGTGCAGGAGTTCCTGCTGGCCAACCGTGACATGGGCTGCCTGCCcgtggccctgtccctgctcgcCTCCTTCCAGTCGGCCGTGGCCATCCTGGGCGTGCCCGCAGAGATCTTTCGCTTCGGCACCGAGTACTGGTTCCTGGGCTGCTCCTacttcctggggctgctcatcCCCGCGCACATCTTCATCCCCGTCTTCTACCGCCTGCGCATCACCAGCACCTACGAg TACCTGGAGCTGCGCTTCAACAAGACCGTGCGGGTGTTTGGCACCATCACCTTCATCTTCCAGATg GTCATCTACATGGGGGTGGTGCTCTAcgctcctgccctggccctcAACGCAG TGACGGGCTTTGACCTCTGGAGCGCGGTGCTGACCATGGGGCTGGTCTGCACCCTCTACACTACCCTG GGTGGCCTGAAGGCCGTCATCTGGACAGATGTGTTCCAGACGCTGGTGATGCTGGCGGGGCAGGTGGCCGTCATCGTGGTGGGCGCCTGGCGGGTGGGGGGCATGGCCCGAGTGTGGCGCGTGGCCGAGCAGCAGGGCAAGATCGCCGGCATCGA cctggACCCCAGCCCCCTGGAGCGCCACACCTTCTGGTCGCTGTCTGTGGGCGGGATCTTCATGATGCTGTCGCTGTACGGGGTGAACCAGGCGCAGGTGCAGCGCTACCTGTGCGCCCGCAGCGAGCGCGAGGCCAAGCT cTCCTGCTACGCCGTGTTCCCCTGCCAGCAGATCgtgctgtgcctcagctgcCTCACCGGCCTCGTCATGTTCGTGTACGACCTGGAGCACCCGCTGGCGCCCGGCCAGCGCCCTGCCTCCTATGACCAG CTGGTGCTGTTCTTCGTGATGGACGTGCTGCGGGACctgccggggctgcccgggctCTTTGTCGCCTGCCTCTTCAGCGGCGCCCTCAG caccaTCTCCTCTGCCTTCAACTCGCTGGCCACCGTGACCATGGAGGACCTGGTGCGGCCGCACCTCCCCGGGCTCTCGGAGTCGCGGGCCACGCTGCTCTCCAAGCTGCTGG ctctcgGCTacgggctgctctgcctggggatggCGTACGTGTCCTCCATGCTGGGACCCGTGCTGCAG GCAGCCATCAGCATCTTCGGCATGGTGGGGGGCCCGCTCCTGGGGCTCTTCTGCCTCGGCATGTTCTTCCCCTGCGCCAACCCCACC GGAGCCGTGGTGGGGCTGCTGGCCGGGCTGGCCATGGCCTTCTGGGTGGGCATTGGCAGCTTCCTGCAGAGCACACCGGGGGTCAAGGGGGTGCCCCCGGCCAACAGCACAGCACTCCCCACCGTGGGCAACCTCAGCACTGTCCTGGCCACCACGCTGCTGCCCCCCACCTCAGCACCGCCCCCGAG ccccacgggGCTGCAGCGTTTCTACAGCCTGTCCTACATGTGGTACAGTGCCCACAACTCCACCACCGTCATCCTGGTGGGGCTGCTGGTCAGCCTGCTCACGG GCCCCACGCCGGCCGCAGCCCTGGACCCCCGCACCATCTCCCCcgtgctgccctggctgctctgctgcctgcccccCAAAATCCGCCACTGGCTCTGCTGCGGGGGAGCCggccctgcccag gccCCCGGCCATGGAAACATCTCGGAGAAGAGCCACGGGGTGCCCAACGGGGTGTCCCCCCCCGGCCCCGAGCTGCAAGGGGACGAGGGACAGGGCTACGTGCGCAGCGCCGCCGGGCCCCTCTACGCCGTGCAGGAAACCTCCTTCTGA